The sequence below is a genomic window from Calypte anna isolate BGI_N300 chromosome 4A, bCalAnn1_v1.p, whole genome shotgun sequence.
CCTAATAAATCATGGCTGAGGACTCACATCCCCAGGTTCTGCAAACTGGTGGAGGTAAACTCTCAGAAAATCTAGAGgaactgctttaaaattatttgtctgGATGCaagcagcaacagaaaatgAGGAGAAGTAATGTGGTGCTGAGACACAAACAACTTTCACAGCAAAAAGAGATGCCAACATTTTTGGTCTTTGCTTTCCTGTTACTTCAGCTACTGCCATATTCACAGCACCCAGATTTGCAAGACAAAGATAAACATGTCTCCAAGTAGAGAGAATGGATACCTGAATTCTgagatctatttttttccttctttttaaagaaagaaaaatgataaaGACATTTCTGCCTCAACTACACTGTGGTCTTAAGAACCACACATTAATTCGACGGAAAAGAATCGTAGGTGGACAGACtgcaaaaaaggtaaaaaaacacCTTGTCAGACTTTAATTCATTCAGCATTAATATAAATGGTCATTACTGTCCTTCTGTTAAGATagatagaaaaaacaaaatgagctATAAGActattttcatgttttgcagCAGTCATGGCATTGAACTGAATGAAAGTAAAGAGGGTTTTagaaacagtttaaaaagttaaatatagAGTTTCAAAATTGAAATTGAAATTTGAGCATTATTGAAATTGAAATTGAGCATTACAGTGCAAGTACACATTGAAAATGATTCAGCAAAATACCTAATGCTATATAGCTAGAAATAACAGTTATGGccaatatataattttttatggCAAAAATTATATCCTCAGTATATATGGGCATATTCTGCATCTATTTTTCTGGCTACAAGGGCTTTGATGACAGcaagctggagggaaggaggcatCATGCAAAGTCAGAAGATTGAACAGAATTATTGCAAAAATATCCTTGATATCAGATGGAGCCCCACTCACAGTTTCTGGCTAGcagattttcttaatttaaaatgtgaactAGTCAAGCAGATGGGCTGATACCAAGAAGAGTGTTTCCCTTTAGGCACTAAAAATAGTACAGTTACTATGATTTCACATTATCTGGGTATTTGTTGTTTGAATAGGGTGAATTCCCTTGGCAAGTGGCAATTAAAGACACTGGCAGTGAAGGTGCAACAGTGTACTGTGGAGGGGTTTACATTGGTGGCTGCTGGGTCCTGACTGCTGCACACTGTGTCAggtaaaaacaacaaaccaagaCATCATTGCCTTCttgcaaagcagaaagattGATTTGCATGGTGTTGCCCTTCTTAGCTTCCTCTGTGAGAATTCCTCTTTGCCTGTTGAATTAAACACTGACTGGCCCATGTTTATGATGGAGATCCAGAGAAAGTAGGACATTTGGGCAGTGAATAGAAGGATGAATGTGTAATTATGGCTCTGAAGAGACACAGCATTCTTCAGTCTGATAGTGGGCAGGCAGGAATTGTTTGCCATAAACACTTTGCCTGAAAGACAGATACAAGGGacctcctctcttccctgtttCCACCTTGGGGAAGTTCAGGATCTGTTCTCTGAGTTTCCTTGTGGTCATATATTCCCCAGAAAAGCCAGAGCTGACAGGGAAGATTTACCAGTCCCAGCATCCTATCCATCTTAACACCACCTGCTTTCTCCTTGTCACAGCATTAAACACAGAGGTGGCCTTTAACACCTGTGCTAATTGTAGTCATGAGCAGTCTGTCAGCTGCCTTGCTCTTGccacacttcagaaaaaaaatggaaaggtttTCCAGAAAGAAACTATATGGATATAATCTGAATATATCTGAATAAAGTTTCTTTCTAGAGAAACTCTGATAAATTTACAGCTTGTATGAAGTACTTTATCtcactgtttgttttccagggcAAATCGAGTTCACCTGTACCGTGTCTGGATTGGGCTGCTGGATACAATAATGTAcaacagagagacagagacttTCAGGCTAAACCAAGTGATAATCCATGAGAATTTTAATACCTCAACTTATGAAAATGACAttgctctgctggagctgaaaGGGTTTGAGAAAGGAGATTGCTCCCTGATACAAAGCTCTCCTGCCTGTGTACCCTGGTCAGAGTATATGTTCAAGGCTGGTGACAGATGCAAGGTTTCTGGCTGGGGACTAGAGAAAGGTATTTAATACTTGCTAGAAGAATGTATTATGTGTTTTCTAGTCGTGGTgagctttcattttgaaaaagttGAAGATTAGTGGTGCACAAAGCACACAGAAGAGCCCAGGAAACGTAGGCTGTGGTTTGGCATTGGCTGTCattgttggttttctttccataCAACTTCCTCTGCTGTTTCAGTCACTCATAGCTCTGGACAatagaaaacattctttttgcCAATCTAAGACTGGTATTTAGCTGTGGAGACTGGTAACAATAATTAACAAGTTAACAAGTGGTGGTTAGTATCTCATAGCCTGGTATCTGTCCCCTGCCCAAGAGGATCTGAGCTATGAAACTCAGCGCATCGTGTCACTCAGGTTTGAGTTTAGACCAGGGAAGGTTGCACATAGATagacagatagatagatagatagatagatagaatATAATCACACTTTGAAAGATTTGAGAAGTATTTGTTTTGCAGCCTGGTGTTGGAGCTACTGCATCCTGGTTGTGAAGCTTCCCCTGCCCATACCCAGTCCATACAGCAAATGCAAAGTTGGGAATTAATAGCAAGtcacagagaacaaaacagagaatCTCCTTAGCCTTGTGAATACATAGTTCACCTGTATCTTCAATATCTGGTTCACTCATCCCCAAAAGACAGAgtagaactggaaaaaaaggtaaCGGGGATGATCAGAGCCCCATCGCCATTTCACAGGAAACAACACAACAATTTCCCAGTGTTTGGAAACCTTGCATGgaaaccagaaagaaattaggaagaCAAGGAAAGGGAAACATGAAAGTACTGTCTCCAAAACTGCTATTAAACCactctgcattatttttaaattcatggtGAATTCACTGCAATTCATATGAAGTGTTAGTGGCAGTTTAAGGTATCTGGTTTATAAGACTACAGATTATAGTCTGTAGATTAACAAATACATAAAACTTCTATGATATGGTGTCTAATATGtactttctgattttaatttagaaaagtttattcttttcttttccaggttaTACCAAACAATATATCCTCAAGTGGGGCaatgttaatttatttcagaattgtTCTGAATTGTATCCGGGAcgattttttaaaaaaatggcatGTGCAGGCAAGCATCAATTTTCTTACTATAATTTCTCTACCATCAAACCCAGAGCTTAGAAGGTCATAAATACTTCCTGGGAATCTTTTAATCTTGGGAAAAGCAATAAACTGTTTGCTATGGTATCACCATTAGCAAAATGCTACCCATGGGGGCCTAAGTGCATCTATCATTATGTATCTATTTATTAACAGAGCTAAGATGACAGTATGCCAAGTTTCTATTATTATATTGCCAATTTTGGCAAGCATTTCAAGTcacattttataaatacataagcACTTTACAGCCCACTGTAATTCCTACCTTTACTATAGCCAGTTCTGATTCAGCCACGTATTTCAGCAAACACTTCTCTTTGAGAACATTGATTCTGTTGACCTGAAGAATGTGACCATTCATCTGCTTACTCAGAGAAAATACAATTAACTTCACAAACTAAGATTCCTCTAACCAAGAAACTAGTTGTCACTCCTATTGCTAAACGAAGGATATTGAATACACATTTTTTGCTTCTCAAGTAACAAGAGATATCTCCAAATACATGACTAAAAGAGCAATGAGTATGCAGCTTGGAGGACAGATAGTTTCAACTGttctttcagttaaaaagtGAAGGCAATATTTAAACTAACTAATTAATAACACAAAGATATGTATAAAAGccaaataatttctaataaatTCAGTATAATATATACAAGATACTGGGTAGTATATAGTAATACTATAGTATTTCCAACTCTGAGAAGTTCACAAAACTCTTCTGAGAATGTAGAGGTTCAAAAagaagttacatttttaaaaatttgcagtCTCCTGCTTAATAATGAATTCTTTCatcaaccaaacaaccaaacagaaaaaatgtagcAAGGGTGTTAGCAATTAATTAAAGTTTTCTGAGTACATAGGACAAAGTGTAAATAATTTTCTAGCTCTGTTGCAGTGTTGCTGTTTATATCACACCCTTCactcttaatttaattttttcacaaGCACTACATTTGCTGAATTTGCTAACAGGTATTTCTGTGAGCATTGAAACAACTCATGCAGCACACTGGATCCTCAGGGTCAAATCTGGTGTTCCAAAAGGTCCACATTGCTGCCTCTAGAATTGCTCTCCTTCCCATCCTCACCTTCACATGCTCCTGCCCACCTATtttcataaatacagaaaatgtttttgaggCCTCTTATGTGATGAAACAACCAAGGAATTATTGGGCAGAGAGGACACCACCAGCAACCCTGTAGGCACACACATATGATGGTACTTTCCTTCCCATAGAATTCAGCCCTTTTTTATCCCCCTTTTTACTTCTAATGACACAATGGGCCATATAGCTGCATTCTTCTCTGTTGCACGGGGTAAAACAAGACTCACAACCCTGACATGAAAGCAAAGGAGGTGAATTTGGGACAGCCACAAAAAGAGAGCTCCCATACTTCAAAAGAAATGAGACTGCAGAGTTTAGGAACCTCCTTTACTGCTATTAGGCAAGCATCAGTAGGAAGCAACATGgccctgaaaaaagaaaaaaaaaacccaacttcctAAGCTCTTTTTTGTGTGCTAGCTTGTACATGAActtattttggctttttcttaCTTCTTTTGCTGCAGGTACTTATGATGGCTCCATCGACAGCTGCAAAGGTGACTCAGGAGGCcccttggtttgttttgatgCAGAAAACGTGGCCTATGTCTGGGGCATTGTGAGCTGGGGTGAGAACTGTGGGGAAGCTGGGCACCCTGGTGTCTATACCCAAGTGGCCAGCTATTATGACTGGATTAGCCACCATGTGACAAGGAGCCTCATTGCTCAGTATAATATCTagaattcagaaaattaaacacTTCTTCCCATCACCCATTATCCCATCACCATGAGAAAAATGAACACAAGTTCTTCTTTTCCAACCAGCAGCCATGTAGCTTAGCAGCTGTCAGtacaatttttaaagattttttttttttttttttaattttaacactTCCATGAATACCACAGTCTATAGGAAGAGTCATGTGAATCTGCACAGAAGTCTCTAAAAAAAGTAGGGAAATAAAAGTATCTGTTTCTTGTTGTAACTctgttgggcttttttccaCGTTTCACCTTGCATTTCAGTTGTATCTTTATTTAAACTGAGAGCAATGGTTGGAAATGATTGCAATGGCAATGTGTGAACTTCACAGAAAAGCCAGTaaccagaataatttttaattacaatttaaGGAACTTCCATTATCTCAAACTGTAGGTCACTAGAAACCCTCAGGATGCTGCCTTGCTCAACAGTTGATTCTTTAGGCTTACTGAGAAACCAGACTTCAGACAATCTATTGGTTGACAGATCATTAAATTTGTTGTAATGCAACAATTCCCCAGACAATAACAACTCTGTTTGGTGGCAGTTTTTTCAGCTACATCCTCAGACAATTTTTAGCTTCTTAATATATCTCACCTGATCATCTAGCTTGGTGCAGTTTTGTAGCTCTGAATTCTATTAATTTAATTGCAGCTGGTCACAAGCAACAAAGGAATTTTAAAGTTTCATCTTCAACTAAATAAATAACAGCATTCCTATCTTAAGTTCtctgtgtgtatacatatatttcTGGCACCCAAAAAACTCTTAACATCAAAAAGGTGTTTACTGCATGGTTTTGTGTATATATGAGTATGTATATACACAATTTATATAGCAACAGTTATATATAAGAATATGAAAGTCTGTACATTATACCTATAGTCTTAATTCTATAAAAACATGTTACAGATctaaagttaaaaattaatactctcagtcattaaaaacaaaagaacaacaaaaaacacccagaTTTTCAAATTAGCACAAGCTTCCCACACTAATGCACAGAAAAAAGTGACATAAAGAAAGAACACCATGGGCCTCATCCCTGCACTGTGCAATCAGGGGGAATTTTGCACTGCCAGAACTGCCCCAGAACTGATCAAAGATCTCAACAAAAATTGAATTATTAAGTGGAAATGGAACTGCATTCACTCACCTTGTGAGGAAGTTCTGCCCACATAATAATAAGGAAGCCAGTGTTGGAACAGAGCCCAGAGAACTGCTACACAAGCTACATCTTTTTAGATGTAATGGTAGTAATGGTGCCCTCTATAAGAAAATGTCAGTTTATACAGAATAATGTCACATTCAGCAAGAGCTATGGCCAAAATTTGGCCCAGAATTTTTTAGAAGTATTAGAATTTGTATTGTGGACTGGTACCCCCAACACAAAACTGTCAAATGGTTTCAGTACCATCTCAGTCTGTTCTATCAAACCACTGAACAGTTTTAGAACATACTTCACTGGACTCTAATTTACAAATGGTTTtagtttctattttattttattcctcccAATTAGTTATCCTGTTGAATAAATGGCATATATTCACAAGACACagttgtggtggtggtgatatTTTGTAAGTCACCACAGTCTGCTTCAgacaacatttttaattaactttccttatctttctctttcttctaaaATACTTACCAGCATTAATTTCTCCCTGTCAGTCACTAATAACTAAAGGAATGGTCCCTCCAAACTTGCTGTTCAGGAACACATAAAATTataagcaacctgatctagtgggaggtgtccctgcctatgcaggggggttggaactgggtgagctttaaggtcccctccaagacaaaccattctgtgattctatgatattccCACACAGGAATTTGCTGAATCAGGGTCCTTGCAGTTATatgggaaagctggagagatgtagaagcaatttttttttgtttcactgtcTCTGTAAAGAACTTCTCCCACCTATTTCTTAGCTACAAATAATTAAATGGGGCTGAAAAGAGAAACCAGTAGGATATTAGATAGATTTTGCCATCTatctttctgctctgcctgtaTATGTGGAAGTCTCTGTTCTTCCcatttcttgctcttctttACAGTTAGTTTTGTCCTGAAGCAAAATATTACTACCTTCTGAGGGACTCCACATGTCTTAAAGTTTTCATTACAAAACTCATTTTCACATGGCTCCACTTTAACTCATCTATGAAGCACCCAGAATTGAAATATAAAATccatacaaattttaaaaagccacaaacaaacatttcttaCCAAGTGGGTTGATTTGggtctgatttttcttttcagcaaatCACGACTGGGCTTTCCACGTTTAACACACTTTATCCTCTTTTACAACTCTGTCTTGCACGTTTGATGCTCTTACCTGAAACTGAATCACTCAGATGTGTAAAGGTCACTGAGTCAGTTTCCTTCCCTTGGGTTAAAATCTTAATGGTTCACACCTATACTCCCTACAGcatttgttggggtttttgtgttttacttctcctgttttgtttgttcgttctgtttgtttgtttcttttttctcgGATAAGGGTGTTTTCCAAAAGGCCCTATTTTTCTAGCTGTATTAACACAAATTCTGCCCAGATAGAGGAAGCCACAGTAGTATTTTCAACAcccccctcccacagcccatgTTTTGCTCCAAGCCCAGCCCTGTCACGACCGGCACTGaaccttctccttcctgcaaacaggaaaaatcagcatttggggggggttttgggaGGGGTtggggtgtttggttttttttttgtttgttttttttttctcttgggggggggaggggtggatattttttcccaaaaacaTTATCGCTGGCTCTTCCACTGCTTTCACCATAACCACCAAACCCTGCCCGTTCCCTGCGTTACCGGCACACAACTGCTCTCCCAGTTTGTGTCCGGACGGGTCGGGTcgggtcatagaatcatagaattagccgggttggaagggacctcagagatcatctagtccaacccttgacccaccggagcagttgctagaccatggcactgagtgccacatccagtctttttttaaatgtctccagggacggagaatctaccacctctccgggcagtccattccatagcctaatcaccctctccgtgaagaaattctttctaatatctaacctaaacctcccctggcacaacttaagactgtgtcctcttgtcttgttgaaggtcgtatgtgaaaagagtccagttcccaccttgctacagcctcctttcaggtagttgtagacagcaatgaggtctcccctgagcctcctcttcttcagactgaacagccccagctctctcagcctctcctcatagggcctgtgctcgagtcccttcaccagcctggttgccctcctttggacctgttccaggacctctacatccttcttaaactgaggggcccagaactggacacagtactcgaggtgtggcctaaccagcgctgagtacaggggaagaatcacctccctggacctgctggtgacgctgtttttgatacaggccaggatgccattggccttcttggccacctgggcacactgctggctcatattcagtcCCCAAGGCCCAGGGGACACCGTGACCGGCGGCGAAGGGCTCGGTTCCAGGCGGGGTTTTGCGGTTCCTCCTCTTGCAGCTGCGGGGGGGATACGAAAAGCTCTGCCCGGCTGTCCCCCAGCGCCATCTTGACCCTTCCCTCTAAACCCCCCTCTGTCCGTCGGCagcagctcaaaaaaaaaaagcattaaaagcaTTTTGGCCGCGCCTGAGCTGTTCGCAGCCCTCTCCACTTCACTCCCACTTCCACGCGAAACTCTCCTTCCCCTCCGCTTGAGGCACCATCAGCCTCCCcgctccccttttcctcccgGGACGGTGCGTGCGGTGCCCTCGGACTCCTCCCCCGCGGGCGGGTCGGGGCGGTACCCCCGGGGACGATGGCGGCTGCGGGCCGAACCGGGCCGCTCGGGAGTGGGCAGGCGGCGGGGGCTTAGCGGGTCCCCCGCCGCTCGGCATGGCCCGCACTCTCCTACccctgctccttctgctcctgcgGGCCTGTGCCTGGATGGGCCCTGGACTGGCGGCATCCCCGGAGGCTCCGCAGACCCCGGACTGGCGGGCGACGCTGAAAACAATCCGCAACGGGGTGCACAAGATCGACGTGTACCTCAACGCGGCCCTCGACCTTCTGGGAGGCGAGGATGGGCTCTGCCGCTACAAATGCAGTGACGGTAAAGCGGGCGGGGGGCTGCAGCCACCGCGACCCTTGCCCTGCCGCTAGCCGGCTCCCTTCAGGCGGCCCGacccggtccggtccggtcaGACCCGTCCCGGAGCTGCGAGGGTGGACGGGAGGGACGGGTTTCTTATCACCCGCGTTTCAGGAGCGCCCCGAAACGGGAGGTTCGGGCAGAACCTCCTGGTCTTGCTCGCTCGGCTTGAACCGAGTCTCCGGTGGTTTATTGGGTCGGGTTATGTATTAAGTCGGGAATGGGTTCGGTGGTGCCACCCTGAGTGGGTCCGCAGATGGCCGGGACACAGTGACGGTTCCTTCCTGCCCCATGATAACGCAGTTTTCAAAGGCGTTTTAATCTTCTTTTAACTTCGGTCTCGGTTTGTGTCAAATACCGAAACAAGGGGGAAGGcaaattttcaaattaactCCGCGATCTTCCTTAATTTGGGATGCAGAATTCTCCCGGGTGTTCAGGGAGAGAAGACTTCAGAGTCTCATTTAAATGTTATTATTGTTACAgttgtagaaataaaaaagatgttaattccattttaaaggTTAAGCTAAAACCAGCAGAGCACTGCTCTTGATTGCATATAAATACAGTATAACTTAATTTACTCTGTTCTTTAATGTAATCCTACATGTTAATCCTAAATGAAATCCTACACTTGACCAAATCATCAGTGGTAACTTTagcattgttttgttttgtttaaacttGGGAAGCTCCTATTAACACTCAGGTATCTTGtcccccattaaaaaaaatacttcttatcCCTAAGTTGTCATTTGGTAAGAAGTGTTGATATTCAGGTGCCTGAATATATGTTTAAGGTAAAAATGTAACTGGTACTGTCTTAAGCCCAACAAATCCCTGTGGTGAGTTTTAATAGTACTAaaattctgtgtaaaaaaaaattatttgaggcatgataaattttctttctcaggatCAAAGCCCCTTCATCGCTATGGGTATAAACCAGCCCCACCAAATGGTTGTGGATCCCCTCTATTTGGAGTTCAGGTAAGTGTTTGGGGTCTATTTGGGGTCTTCTTTCTTCATACCTCAACTTTTGCCAACTCCCCATCCTAAGGATTAGAGAGCATCCATGTACAGTGCCTGCTTGTATCAGCTCAAACACATGCTTGGCAGCAGCATATGGAAAATGTTAGTAAACAAACACAGCATGAACATTTTCATAATTTACACAAAATACAAGGATAAAGTGGAATTTGattatttcttatattttaatgTTTGCTTTACTGTTTTGCTGTCGTGATCTTGAGTAACCCCAAGTGCAGCTCTGTAAGAATGGAGGGGTTGGCTCTGACTCCTACTTTTCCGTACTGACTGATCCATTTTCCTTaataccagaaagaaaatacaggttAGCTTATGTACTGGGTCTGGCTGGGATGGGGCTAACTTTCTTCATAGCAAGGTGCACGCCACTGTGTTTGGGATTTGGGGCTAAAAGTGCTGATGGTTTTGACTGTTGTGTAGTGATGGGGCAGCTTGGGGACTTTTTTCTGCCCCTTCACCACCCCAGAGCACAgtctggggctggggcagggggctgggaggggacacacagCTGGGCAGCTGATCTGAACTGGCCCAAAGGGTTTTATTCCATATGACACAGAGTCATGACCAGCAATAAAAACTGGAAGAACAGGGTGGGGTGGGTGGTGGTAGTGTGAGCATTTGGCTTCCAAGGTGGTTGTTGCTCAGAGATTGTCTGGGCATCCATCTGCCTGGGGGATGTGGTGAACAATTAATTGCATTTGTGCTTCTTATTTtggggcattttttttccccctatttcATTTATCCAATAAGCTGTCTTTATCTTGCCCCacatggtttttgttttgcttttgttcttcctATTCTCTGGTCTCTGGAGGAGCATGAGGGCTGAGCAAGCAACTCTCTGAGTTCTTGGCTCTTGGATGTGGCCAAACGACAGCTTGAGAACAGTGAAATACTGTGAATAAGTGAATGATAGCTGAATTGATTGCATTAGttgttaatttctttcttaattgGAATACCAatggagtgtgtgtgtgtgttcttcaCAGTTTGACATTGGCATCCCTTCAATGACCAAGTGCTGTAATCACCATGACAGATGCTATGATACTTGTGGCAATAGTAAAAATGATTGTGATGAGCAGTTTCAGTCCTGCCTCTCCAAAATTTGCAGAGATGTGCAGAAAACACTTGGAATCTCAGAGAGTGTCCAGGGTAAGtgtgaaaaagcattttttttttccaagtttaaCTGAACTCATTTCTCAAAGAGTGATGCCTTGTCCTGTCCCTCTGTCAAGCTGTCTAGACACTTGTACAAAGCAAAGacacagcacaggaaaacaatcagagttaaaaataaacttgagGGGAAACACAACATTTAGGAGTATGAATATGGGAACACAACTTGGCCAAAACATTTAACTCTTGCATTTACTGCTGAATGGCTGAATATCCACTGGGTGATTTCTAAATCCCTGCTACATTTGATTGCTAGTAAACTGTAGGAAAATACTGAAttgttttttatgaaataaGATATGAGAATAATATATAGTCATAGTGGAAGTAGTTAATACTGTCCCTTAGTGAataaatttggggttttttaacaaCAGGCCACACAATCCTCCTGGTTGCTGGCCTGCATCTGATGAATACATGACACAAACACTTTTTAACTTTGGCCAGTGTCACTTTTACAGTAAGTAGTCCCACTGAGagcaatatatttttagaaCAAGCCTGTGTTTGAACTTCTCTGATTGATTTAACTGCAAATAAGCCATCAAGATAGTGTTTAGTGTCAGAACTGGTAAATATTTGTTCACTTCTGTTGAGCTGCTGTTAAAAGTAGCAACCTCTGCATAAATTAGGATGCAAAAAGTACAGGAGTAAACCAGCTCTTTCATCTTCCCAAGTGATGTTTTAGGTGATGTTTCTAACACTGATGACATCCCATATGCAATGAATTTTTTGGATTGTTTTGTTTGAATCTTCATTCACAGCTTAAGTGATTCTGTGTTGGTTCAGTCTTTCATTTGCTATGCCCAGAGAAGACTGCTTCTTTCTTAGAATTCTCCCCATTTTGCCACAGTAATTTCTGTTAGTTTCATCTTCCAATTTCAAGAGTACTTTTAACTGAATTCCTCTTTATTTGCAG
It includes:
- the PLA2G12A gene encoding group XIIA secretory phospholipase A2, with product MARTLLPLLLLLLRACAWMGPGLAASPEAPQTPDWRATLKTIRNGVHKIDVYLNAALDLLGGEDGLCRYKCSDGSKPLHRYGYKPAPPNGCGSPLFGVQFDIGIPSMTKCCNHHDRCYDTCGNSKNDCDEQFQSCLSKICRDVQKTLGISESVQACESTVQLLFDAVMLLGCKPYLDSQRAACMCRYEDKTDL